The following proteins are encoded in a genomic region of Arcobacter lacus:
- a CDS encoding FliM/FliN family flagellar motor switch protein produces the protein MEISERVYDLLVDTEIVVDVMLGSTNISIGEFLKLTEGDIISLHKPAGSGGEIYVNSRIIGTGDIIVIDEKLAVRVQDAMDSDNVVRYFFDEHMI, from the coding sequence ATGGAAATAAGTGAAAGAGTTTACGATTTATTAGTAGATACAGAAATTGTCGTAGATGTTATGTTAGGAAGTACTAATATATCTATTGGTGAATTTCTTAAATTAACAGAAGGTGACATTATTTCGTTACATAAACCTGCTGGTTCAGGTGGTGAAATTTATGTGAATTCGCGTATAATTGGAACTGGTGATATAATCGTAATTGATGAGAAACTAGCAGTTAGAGTTCAAGATGCTATGGATTCTGATAATGTTGTTAGATATTTCTTTGATGAACATATGATATAA
- a CDS encoding flagellar hook assembly protein FlgD: protein MASTISATGSTDASGNTYTTSVSNDSLTTNDFLTLMIEQLKLQDPTKPYDSSQMLETQMQMSTLNANMQMISTLESISQSFQQTSVTNAAGLIGKTIEDGSTMSDGSLKAYTVESIENYDGTLTVKAREWLYLYNGIQMNVDGEITSANYDEYGNLYNANGEKTGEVIVLDSIGKPAQNSDGSLKIKDADGNETTDHNYELSGKSTVVVSDETTDIPFSSITKIS from the coding sequence ATGGCAAGTACTATTTCAGCGACTGGATCAACGGATGCAAGTGGAAACACATATACAACTAGTGTAAGTAACGATTCTTTAACTACAAATGATTTTTTAACACTTATGATTGAGCAGTTAAAGTTGCAAGATCCAACAAAGCCTTATGATTCGTCTCAAATGCTTGAAACACAAATGCAAATGTCAACTTTAAATGCAAATATGCAAATGATTTCAACTTTGGAATCTATTTCGCAATCATTCCAACAAACTTCAGTGACAAATGCTGCTGGGTTAATTGGAAAAACTATTGAAGATGGTTCTACAATGTCAGATGGAAGCTTAAAAGCATATACGGTTGAATCGATAGAAAATTATGATGGAACATTAACTGTAAAAGCTAGAGAATGGTTATATTTGTATAATGGAATTCAAATGAATGTTGATGGTGAAATAACATCAGCAAATTATGATGAATATGGAAATCTTTATAATGCAAATGGTGAAAAAACAGGAGAAGTAATAGTCTTAGATTCTATAGGAAAACCTGCACAAAATAGTGATGGAAGTCTAAAAATAAAAGATGCTGATGGAAATGAAACAACGGATCATAATTATGAATTAAGTGGAAAAAGTACAGTTGTGGTTTCAGACGAAACAACGGATATTCCATTTTCATCAATAACAAAAATATCTTAA
- a CDS encoding FliM/FliN family flagellar motor switch protein — MASDLSNILKNELSNTLEQLLSKKTKVDSVEKFKNDTNLGQLIECNVKLDMKGLSSRIHFYVPTLSATKFEYLMLGGMGDLKETIDDETTDAINEIISNICGSFSTSVNAQGLHDVSSIKAEIKSTIKVENSVLSAKDDAYEFIVSLDEEKYPFIIVFDKLLLPYFSSITGIHQEEPKIQIVPSTPLSNNTGSNSNSSLSPTSKNLELLYNVKLKLSVRLGTKIVLLKDILRWDVGEIIELEQMVNEPLEILINGVKIGEGEAVIVEGKFGLKIKRIINEDFQIDKIGL, encoded by the coding sequence TTGGCATCAGATTTATCAAATATACTAAAGAATGAACTTTCAAATACACTGGAACAGCTGTTATCAAAAAAAACAAAAGTTGATAGTGTTGAAAAGTTTAAAAATGATACAAATTTAGGGCAACTTATTGAATGTAATGTAAAACTTGACATGAAAGGTTTGTCTTCGAGAATCCATTTTTATGTTCCAACTCTAAGCGCAACAAAATTTGAATATTTAATGCTTGGTGGGATGGGTGATTTAAAAGAGACAATTGATGATGAAACAACAGATGCAATAAATGAGATAATATCAAACATTTGTGGTAGTTTTTCAACATCAGTAAATGCACAAGGTTTACATGATGTTAGTTCTATAAAAGCTGAAATAAAAAGTACAATAAAAGTTGAAAATTCTGTCTTGTCTGCAAAAGATGATGCATATGAATTTATAGTTAGTTTAGACGAAGAAAAATACCCTTTTATTATTGTTTTTGATAAACTTCTTTTACCATACTTTTCTTCAATAACGGGAATTCATCAAGAAGAACCAAAAATACAAATAGTACCATCTACACCACTTTCAAATAATACGGGGAGTAATAGTAACTCTTCTCTCTCACCTACTTCAAAAAACTTAGAACTCTTGTATAATGTAAAACTAAAATTAAGTGTAAGATTAGGAACAAAAATAGTTTTACTAAAAGATATTTTAAGATGGGATGTTGGAGAAATTATAGAACTTGAGCAAATGGTAAATGAACCACTTGAAATTTTGATAAATGGTGTAAAAATTGGAGAAGGTGAAGCTGTAATTGTTGAAGGAAAATTTGGTTTAAAAATTAAAAGAATCATAAATGAAGATTTTCAAATTGATAAAATAGGATTATAA
- a CDS encoding flagellar hook-basal body complex protein yields MISALWNGVSGISNYDKGIAVESNNIANSSTTAYKLNETTFSDMLYTNGGYGKGVTTQSISKQFAQGNINSSGGTLDMAIDGTGFFIVSDKNGGIYYTRAGDFQQTKDGWLQTQDGMNVLGLVPQSKLISSTNPQDTMFTTEYSKNIVSTNINDGNGTISNINAKTTDYTKTATTDDSSLKGDNYKSAQAKINDIDALITDYLNKLNKYDGTQNSVASVSQISTVDFSSQFSNLLSEGNSISLNIDGKSFSVSFNNDGVASEQDMQDLYNFLSTQGKSSFGLVDPSTIPTQTQVDDLYLAIPDQAIIDAMPTSTAAEIAAKAAAQAQRDQAVTDYQTAYQARADAQTSYNSAKNTISAYKDLADKISNTAGYTASVKDGVLTVESLVAGNSFNITNAKINDTGVNSTITQEAVTGSGMAMVDSAKDALKEAVEAAGGKFLEITNVMEYANLGSYGTNELNLRLDTLGLVEGDFGEVSISDDGFIFVSSGDNKFLVGRVSTAAFKNEQGLEAVGDNKFAATKSSGTAYNADGMNTIKEKSLERSNVSYSASLTSLMVYQRAYEASSKSITTSDDFLKTAIDMVK; encoded by the coding sequence ATGATTAGTGCGTTATGGAATGGAGTTTCAGGTATTTCAAACTATGATAAAGGAATTGCTGTTGAATCAAATAATATAGCAAACTCGAGCACTACAGCATATAAACTAAATGAAACAACTTTTTCAGATATGCTATATACTAATGGTGGTTATGGAAAAGGTGTAACAACTCAAAGTATATCAAAACAGTTTGCCCAAGGGAATATTAATTCTTCAGGTGGAACATTGGATATGGCAATAGATGGAACAGGTTTTTTTATAGTAAGTGACAAAAATGGTGGAATTTACTATACAAGAGCTGGAGATTTTCAGCAAACAAAAGATGGTTGGCTACAAACTCAAGATGGAATGAATGTTTTAGGACTAGTTCCTCAAAGTAAATTAATCTCTTCTACAAATCCACAAGATACAATGTTCACAACAGAATATTCGAAAAATATTGTTTCTACAAATATAAATGATGGAAATGGTACGATTAGTAATATAAATGCCAAAACAACTGACTATACAAAAACAGCAACTACAGATGATTCTTCTTTAAAAGGTGATAACTATAAGTCTGCACAAGCAAAAATAAACGATATTGATGCTTTGATTACTGATTATTTAAATAAATTGAATAAGTATGATGGAACACAAAATTCAGTTGCATCTGTTTCTCAAATTTCGACAGTTGATTTCTCTTCACAATTTTCAAATCTTTTAAGCGAAGGTAATAGTATTTCTCTTAATATTGATGGAAAGAGTTTTAGTGTTTCTTTTAACAATGATGGTGTTGCATCAGAGCAGGATATGCAAGATTTATATAATTTCTTAAGTACACAAGGAAAATCAAGTTTTGGTTTAGTTGATCCTTCTACTATTCCTACTCAGACTCAAGTAGATGATTTATATTTAGCAATTCCCGATCAAGCGATTATTGATGCAATGCCAACTTCTACAGCAGCAGAAATAGCAGCAAAAGCAGCTGCACAAGCTCAAAGAGACCAAGCAGTAACTGATTATCAAACAGCTTATCAAGCAAGAGCAGATGCTCAAACTTCTTATAATAGTGCTAAAAATACAATTTCAGCTTATAAAGATTTAGCAGATAAAATCTCTAATACTGCAGGATACACTGCGAGTGTAAAAGATGGCGTTTTAACTGTTGAAAGTTTAGTTGCTGGTAATTCATTTAATATAACAAATGCAAAAATAAATGATACAGGAGTAAATTCTACTATAACACAAGAAGCAGTAACTGGTTCTGGAATGGCTATGGTTGACAGTGCTAAAGATGCTTTAAAAGAAGCTGTTGAAGCTGCAGGTGGAAAATTTTTAGAGATAACAAATGTTATGGAATATGCTAACTTAGGAAGTTATGGAACAAATGAATTAAATTTAAGATTAGATACATTAGGTTTAGTTGAAGGTGATTTTGGAGAAGTAAGTATTTCTGATGATGGATTTATTTTTGTATCGAGTGGCGATAACAAATTTTTAGTTGGAAGAGTTAGTACAGCAGCGTTTAAAAATGAACAAGGCTTAGAAGCTGTTGGAGATAATAAATTTGCTGCAACAAAATCATCAGGTACTGCTTACAATGCAGATGGTATGAATACGATAAAAGAGAAATCTCTTGAAAGATCAAATGTAAGCTATTCAGCTTCTTTAACATCTTTAATGGTTTATCAAAGAGCTTATGAGGCGAGTTCAAAATCTATTACGACTTCTGATGATTTTTTGAAAACAGCCATAGACATGGTAAAATAG
- a CDS encoding flagellar hook-basal body complex protein codes for MIGALWTGVAGLASQTTAIDNESNNVANVNTVGYKASRISFADQIYQNQIGKGSYVQDAEKLFTQGSMKITGASYDIALKGDGFFTVINQNTLGTAETFYTRAGNFRMGTSGTLQTADGYEVQGWAMSSIDEKNDVVSTNSNVSRFTTDFTKNVGSSIIKHGDFIETVAAKTTNYDETAASDSTAVFTGAGQKTKASKLKDIDLAITNYNAWLTKYQDDPDASSSGSTAQVSQVNFKTGLPPTSIIGKEGDSIEVTIDGNTYSQNFVVTKTTTSYRQDIWDSLSAAERTQHGLVDPASIVSGSATEEEEIAAYDKVAGKIETYKALADKISNSGPGGMVAYLAKNTSNPTADVLDPNGTYEMSTEISDMLQGVIQIESLIPGTEFKITSVSELQGGTKTTVKGSYQSTATAVAGSGKAALEEARDALSRLVTGNQQSVYTTQDLYGNADSTTSGRVYNFNITVYDKDLGYDIPVPNDGNVPPQAYPITFGPNASIDDIVTAINNNTSPSGPQLGDYITAKNVNGYLVIETNDANYDVEFDAALTYTNPAGDWIRDPSDPAVPPAAPTLPLIQDPTTIVTDDTLIEVNPDYSGRKGAGAEFMEITTRIDQTTTQSSLQLRLDKLGISDSQFGSFSVDETGLVTITEGGVEYAVGQVSIARFTNNQGLLAVGDNNFQATQESGKAIYSINNNNTSGMQGQTLELSEADLSESLVNLMVFQRAFEANAKSITTADEMLTTLINLKR; via the coding sequence ATGATAGGCGCATTATGGACTGGAGTTGCAGGACTTGCTTCTCAAACAACAGCAATAGACAATGAATCAAATAACGTAGCAAATGTTAATACGGTTGGATATAAAGCTTCAAGAATATCTTTTGCAGATCAAATTTATCAAAATCAAATAGGTAAAGGATCATATGTACAAGATGCAGAGAAACTTTTTACACAAGGTTCAATGAAAATAACTGGTGCAAGCTATGATATAGCATTAAAAGGTGATGGATTTTTTACAGTAATAAATCAAAATACTTTAGGGACAGCAGAGACTTTTTATACAAGAGCTGGAAACTTTAGAATGGGAACAAGTGGAACTTTGCAAACAGCAGATGGATATGAAGTTCAAGGTTGGGCAATGAGCTCAATAGATGAAAAAAATGATGTTGTAAGTACAAATTCAAATGTATCAAGATTTACAACTGATTTTACAAAAAATGTAGGATCATCTATTATCAAACATGGTGATTTTATTGAAACAGTTGCAGCTAAAACTACAAATTATGATGAAACAGCTGCTTCTGATTCAACAGCAGTATTCACAGGAGCTGGACAGAAAACAAAAGCTTCAAAATTAAAAGATATAGATTTAGCTATTACAAATTATAATGCTTGGTTAACAAAATATCAAGATGATCCAGATGCTTCTTCTTCTGGTTCAACTGCACAAGTATCTCAAGTAAACTTTAAAACAGGATTACCACCAACATCAATTATTGGAAAAGAGGGTGACTCAATAGAAGTTACAATTGATGGTAATACTTATAGCCAAAACTTTGTAGTAACTAAAACAACAACTAGTTATAGACAAGATATATGGGATTCATTGAGTGCAGCTGAAAGAACACAACATGGTTTGGTTGATCCAGCATCAATAGTTTCAGGTTCAGCTACAGAAGAAGAAGAAATAGCTGCTTACGATAAAGTAGCAGGAAAAATTGAGACATATAAAGCTTTAGCAGATAAAATATCAAATTCTGGGCCTGGTGGAATGGTAGCTTATTTAGCTAAAAATACATCAAATCCAACAGCAGATGTTTTAGATCCTAATGGTACTTATGAAATGTCAACAGAGATTTCAGATATGCTTCAAGGAGTTATTCAAATAGAGTCTTTAATTCCTGGAACAGAATTCAAAATAACTTCGGTTAGTGAGTTACAAGGTGGGACTAAAACAACAGTAAAAGGAAGTTATCAATCAACTGCAACAGCAGTAGCAGGTTCTGGGAAAGCTGCACTTGAAGAGGCGAGAGATGCTTTATCAAGATTAGTTACAGGGAATCAACAAAGTGTTTATACAACTCAAGATTTATATGGTAATGCAGATTCTACAACATCAGGGAGGGTATATAATTTTAATATAACTGTATATGATAAAGATTTGGGATATGATATTCCTGTACCAAATGATGGAAATGTCCCTCCCCAGGCATATCCTATTACTTTTGGACCAAATGCTTCAATAGATGATATTGTTACTGCTATAAACAATAATACATCACCATCAGGACCACAATTAGGTGATTATATAACAGCAAAAAATGTAAATGGATATTTAGTTATTGAAACAAATGATGCAAATTATGATGTTGAATTTGATGCCGCATTAACATATACGAATCCAGCCGGAGATTGGATAAGAGATCCTTCGGATCCAGCTGTTCCACCTGCAGCACCTACTCTACCTTTAATTCAGGATCCAACTACTATCGTAACAGATGATACTTTAATTGAAGTTAATCCAGACTACTCAGGAAGAAAAGGTGCAGGTGCGGAATTTATGGAAATTACTACTAGAATAGATCAAACAACTACTCAAAGTAGTTTGCAGTTAAGACTTGATAAATTGGGAATTTCTGATAGTCAATTTGGTTCTTTCTCTGTAGATGAAACAGGACTTGTAACTATAACTGAAGGTGGAGTTGAGTATGCTGTTGGACAGGTTTCAATTGCAAGATTTACAAATAATCAAGGACTTTTAGCAGTTGGAGATAATAATTTTCAAGCTACACAAGAATCTGGAAAAGCAATTTATAGTATAAATAATAATAATACATCAGGTATGCAAGGACAAACACTTGAATTAAGTGAAGCAGATTTAAGTGAAAGTTTAGTAAACTTAATGGTATTTCAAAGAGCTTTTGAAGCAAATGCAAAATCAATTACAACTGCTGATGAAATGCTTACAACTTTAATTAACTTAAAAAGATAA
- a CDS encoding rod-binding protein, translating to MEINSNNLINKDIFQTNKFDNVNTESLKEDKALRQVSNDFEAFFLNQILNTSLKDTAVAGEGTGSDIIKGMYLQSIADNSTGTFGISDMLYDFLSQNNKK from the coding sequence ATGGAAATTAATAGTAATAATCTGATAAATAAAGATATCTTTCAAACAAATAAATTTGACAATGTAAATACTGAATCTTTAAAAGAAGATAAAGCTTTAAGGCAAGTTAGTAACGATTTTGAAGCATTTTTCTTAAATCAAATATTAAATACTTCTTTAAAAGATACAGCAGTTGCCGGTGAGGGAACTGGCTCAGATATAATAAAAGGTATGTATTTACAATCTATTGCTGATAATTCAACAGGTACTTTTGGAATTAGTGATATGTTATATGACTTTTTAAGTCAAAATAATAAAAAATAA
- the fliG gene encoding flagellar motor switch protein FliG: MAVADAYEDIDILKGMSMLEKIARFFVLIGEESTVKIFQYLDKDYVEQISTAITQIRSINKDVSLAILEEFHLYTRTKGFISSGGYDFAKDILYKSIGQEAADEVLEKLSRMKMASQAFSYLDGINPKQLSDFIKDESPHTIAVILAHMDPSKSADVLMELDEEIRVKVSIQIATIKDVSPDVVRTISVVLERKLESLLSSIVDVGGVKVVADMLNKLGPKSIDILKNINGIDTSLATRIKDNMFVFEDLLNLDVEYIMKILQGVESADVAVAMKNTTEEQIEKVTSAMSQRVKDRFKEESEMLTKVKIKDIEAAQRRMLDVAQKMMEDGIIERENI, encoded by the coding sequence ATGGCTGTAGCAGATGCTTATGAAGATATTGATATTCTAAAAGGAATGTCAATGTTGGAGAAAATTGCAAGATTTTTCGTTTTGATAGGTGAAGAATCTACTGTAAAAATATTCCAATATTTAGATAAAGATTATGTTGAACAAATTTCAACTGCTATTACACAAATACGCTCAATAAATAAAGATGTTTCATTAGCTATTCTTGAAGAATTTCATCTTTATACTAGAACAAAAGGTTTTATTAGTTCTGGTGGATATGATTTTGCAAAAGACATCTTATATAAATCAATAGGACAAGAAGCAGCAGATGAAGTTTTAGAAAAGCTATCAAGAATGAAAATGGCTTCTCAAGCATTTTCTTATCTTGATGGGATTAATCCAAAACAATTAAGCGATTTTATTAAAGATGAATCTCCTCATACAATAGCTGTTATTTTAGCACATATGGATCCATCAAAATCAGCAGATGTATTGATGGAATTAGATGAAGAAATTAGAGTTAAAGTAAGTATTCAAATTGCGACAATAAAAGATGTTTCTCCTGATGTTGTAAGAACTATTTCAGTTGTTTTAGAAAGAAAACTTGAATCTTTATTATCTTCTATTGTTGATGTTGGTGGAGTAAAAGTTGTTGCAGATATGTTAAATAAACTAGGACCAAAATCGATAGATATCTTAAAAAATATTAATGGTATTGATACTTCTTTAGCAACAAGAATCAAAGATAATATGTTTGTATTTGAAGATTTATTAAATCTAGATGTAGAATATATTATGAAAATTTTACAAGGTGTCGAATCAGCAGATGTTGCAGTTGCTATGAAAAATACAACAGAAGAACAAATTGAAAAAGTTACAAGTGCAATGTCACAAAGGGTAAAAGATAGATTTAAAGAAGAATCAGAAATGCTTACAAAAGTTAAAATCAAAGATATTGAAGCTGCACAAAGAAGAATGCTTGATGTCGCACAAAAAATGATGGAAGATGGAATAATAGAAAGAGAGAATATATAA
- a CDS encoding tetratricopeptide repeat protein: MLLFKIQILRKLVYKILFSIFLFNSILYANNDLLESQPEIIFETDRLLDSQENLEIQVDFNKAVLHLKKGEYEEAIKLFEKTSSFIEIPSLLNIGIAYYKLENIELSKEYLSKIYEKKSNLVNQTFSFISACYYLYEITKDDKYIVDLVTIFQNSNKLSDHKQVITDIKDSILKELANRYLIVKDYKNALGALNAMSYSLDLKKAMIYIKLNQYIKAAAILKKLKEIEKDPQTFDKILWISTFVDLKLNKFEDVKLTLDLINSRKSKFKVNTELPLQIFFNKELYSTKEYFESVLKFDETRKLDFIYYFAPFVFSDSQEIIYDSVKGFIYSQQSNVTNLEDMVEYNSKFLKIVKEDPILRVNELNELIKKAENNRAYMFYNLALSYAQINDIYNASKYFERAYKLNPGNKLYSVMYLITASKTSLGIDDKQKEYLDTNIRNSGGLYSYFAKEIYKLFVNTQYISNEPSYEYENTMFYKAIDFLKTMDANKSLYNHKLLDEYERDPLIYLIKLIQRKPQENDFTYYSRIQDNIPLIYNNNFLQGALIIPKYYIDILKALGIFSRADFYIEGNKSPTYILTTVMRNLYLNKEEDAIQSLNYLRDNYKYDNRFTMYLTVAAYLEARRYEDASIQISLIKAFYKDTDTDFLTAIQLIQNLNINSAKQFLNIKYQNPLIDFQMIGFDEYLQSL, from the coding sequence ATGCTATTGTTTAAGATACAAATACTTAGAAAATTAGTATATAAAATACTTTTTAGTATTTTTCTTTTTAACTCTATTTTATATGCTAATAATGATTTATTAGAATCTCAACCCGAAATTATTTTTGAAACTGATAGGCTTTTGGATTCTCAAGAAAATTTAGAAATACAAGTAGATTTTAATAAAGCAGTTTTACATTTAAAAAAAGGCGAATATGAAGAAGCTATAAAACTTTTTGAAAAAACTTCTTCATTTATAGAGATCCCATCACTTTTAAATATAGGAATTGCCTACTACAAGTTAGAAAATATTGAACTCTCAAAAGAGTATTTAAGTAAAATATATGAAAAAAAGTCAAATCTTGTAAATCAAACTTTTTCTTTTATATCAGCTTGTTATTATTTATATGAGATAACAAAAGATGATAAATATATAGTTGATTTAGTAACAATATTTCAAAATAGTAATAAATTAAGTGATCATAAACAAGTTATTACAGATATAAAGGATTCAATTTTAAAAGAGTTAGCGAATAGATACCTTATTGTGAAGGATTATAAAAATGCTTTAGGGGCATTAAATGCTATGAGTTATTCTCTAGATTTAAAAAAAGCAATGATATATATAAAACTTAATCAATATATAAAAGCAGCAGCAATTCTTAAAAAATTGAAAGAGATAGAAAAAGATCCTCAGACTTTCGATAAAATTTTGTGGATATCAACTTTTGTAGATTTAAAACTAAATAAATTTGAAGATGTTAAATTAACTTTAGATTTAATAAATAGTAGAAAATCAAAATTTAAAGTTAATACAGAACTTCCACTTCAAATCTTTTTTAATAAAGAATTATATAGTACAAAAGAGTACTTTGAATCTGTTTTGAAATTTGATGAAACAAGAAAGTTAGATTTTATTTATTATTTTGCACCTTTTGTATTTTCTGATTCACAAGAGATAATATATGATTCAGTAAAAGGGTTTATATATAGCCAACAAAGTAATGTTACTAACTTAGAAGATATGGTCGAATATAATTCAAAATTTTTAAAGATTGTTAAAGAAGATCCTATTTTAAGAGTAAATGAACTAAATGAATTAATAAAAAAAGCAGAAAATAATAGAGCTTATATGTTCTATAATTTGGCTTTATCTTATGCACAAATTAATGATATTTATAATGCAAGTAAATATTTTGAAAGAGCATATAAACTAAATCCAGGTAATAAACTATATTCTGTTATGTATCTAATCACTGCAAGTAAAACATCACTAGGAATAGATGATAAACAAAAAGAATATTTAGATACAAATATAAGAAATAGTGGAGGATTATATAGCTATTTTGCAAAAGAAATTTATAAATTATTTGTAAATACTCAATATATTTCAAATGAACCTTCATATGAATATGAAAATACAATGTTCTATAAAGCAATAGACTTTTTAAAAACAATGGATGCAAACAAATCTTTATATAATCATAAATTACTTGATGAATATGAAAGAGATCCTTTAATTTATCTAATAAAATTAATACAAAGAAAACCTCAAGAAAATGATTTTACTTATTATTCAAGAATACAAGATAATATCCCTTTAATTTATAATAATAATTTTTTACAAGGTGCTTTGATTATTCCTAAATACTATATTGATATATTAAAAGCTTTGGGTATTTTTTCTAGAGCAGATTTTTATATTGAAGGAAATAAGAGCCCAACATACATATTAACTACAGTTATGAGAAATTTGTATCTAAATAAAGAAGAAGATGCTATACAAAGTTTAAATTATTTGAGAGATAATTATAAATATGATAATAGATTTACTATGTACTTGACAGTTGCTGCATATCTAGAAGCAAGAAGATATGAAGATGCTTCTATTCAAATATCTTTAATAAAAGCATTTTATAAAGATACTGACACAGATTTTTTAACAGCTATTCAATTAATACAAAATTTGAATATTAATAGTGCAAAACAATTTTTAAATATAAAATATCAAAATCCATTAATTGATTTTCAGATGATAGGATTTGATGAATATTTACAATCTTTATAA
- a CDS encoding flagellin, with product MEIGRVAQVDNAKENNIEKAQKVSTVDEQNKVIQEDEYKKNSSKLPNTELNEVIIDNVQFGYNKESKDFFVKVTRGEAEYKYPTEDMMKVKAFLLQELEKQDR from the coding sequence ATGGAAATTGGAAGAGTTGCACAAGTAGATAATGCAAAAGAAAATAACATAGAGAAAGCTCAAAAAGTTAGTACAGTAGATGAACAAAATAAAGTTATTCAAGAAGATGAATATAAAAAAAACTCGAGTAAACTTCCTAATACGGAGTTAAATGAGGTAATTATTGATAATGTTCAATTTGGTTATAACAAAGAGTCAAAAGATTTCTTTGTGAAAGTAACTAGAGGTGAAGCAGAATATAAATACCCAACTGAAGATATGATGAAAGTAAAGGCTTTCCTTTTACAAGAATTAGAAAAACAAGATAGATAA
- a CDS encoding FliH/SctL family protein — translation MAENVYSSAKVVSKKDDVEKYELVSFIKNDPEPETIIIDEELEQSDNAEEKNNLKENKAAREEEKKVVINEIIGKIDPILQEVQSLTIKLNEISEKVTNIEQEGVSKGKDIDAQVVKAIKDLKQYAAFFEQATFQMETKLLKTSISIAQKIINIEVGENSSKIAKQTITQLLDKIKSASKVKIHLNPKDYHILKAELTLEPFIELCEDSNVVAGGVVIASDLGNFDGSIEAKVSSMLESLDLVI, via the coding sequence ATGGCTGAAAATGTATATTCAAGTGCAAAAGTTGTATCAAAAAAAGATGATGTAGAAAAATATGAATTGGTAAGCTTTATAAAAAATGATCCCGAGCCAGAAACTATAATCATAGATGAAGAATTAGAACAAAGTGATAATGCAGAAGAAAAAAATAATTTAAAAGAAAATAAAGCAGCAAGAGAAGAAGAAAAAAAAGTAGTAATAAATGAAATTATTGGAAAAATAGATCCTATATTACAAGAAGTACAAAGTTTAACTATTAAATTAAATGAAATTTCAGAAAAAGTTACAAATATAGAACAAGAAGGTGTTTCTAAAGGTAAAGATATTGATGCGCAAGTTGTAAAAGCTATTAAAGATTTAAAGCAGTATGCAGCTTTTTTTGAACAAGCTACTTTTCAAATGGAAACGAAGTTATTAAAGACATCGATTTCAATTGCACAAAAGATTATAAACATTGAAGTAGGTGAAAATTCTTCAAAAATAGCAAAACAAACTATAACTCAACTTTTAGATAAAATAAAATCTGCTTCAAAAGTGAAAATACATTTAAACCCAAAAGATTATCATATTCTAAAAGCTGAATTAACTTTAGAACCTTTTATTGAACTTTGTGAAGATTCAAATGTAGTTGCAGGTGGAGTTGTAATTGCAAGCGATTTAGGTAATTTTGATGGAAGCATTGAAGCAAAAGTTAGTTCTATGTTAGAATCTTTAGATTTAGTAATATAA